A single Natrialba magadii ATCC 43099 DNA region contains:
- a CDS encoding CopG family ribbon-helix-helix protein encodes MRTSFNIPDDLLTEFDQTWQAEGFDSRSRAVREAMQEYIEAHTELETVSGEVTAALAFDYQHERVIRELHDVQHDFQDIIKTTSHTHEGDWCLETIFCRGEAARVRKLVYRLRDFDAVGQVKVLLLRS; translated from the coding sequence ATGCGTACCAGTTTCAACATTCCGGATGACTTACTCACGGAATTCGATCAGACGTGGCAGGCAGAAGGATTTGACTCTCGTTCACGAGCAGTTCGCGAAGCAATGCAGGAGTATATCGAGGCCCATACCGAACTCGAAACTGTCTCGGGCGAGGTGACTGCTGCACTTGCATTCGATTACCAACACGAACGCGTAATTCGTGAGCTCCACGACGTTCAACATGACTTCCAAGACATTATAAAGACAACAAGTCACACCCATGAAGGTGACTGGTGTCTGGAAACAATTTTTTGTCGTGGTGAGGCGGCCCGAGTTCGCAAACTGGTGTATCGACTCCGTGATTTTGACGCTGTAGGGCAGGTGAAAGTCCTGTTACTTCGGTCTTGA
- a CDS encoding TRAP transporter permease: MKLKPSQLALTLTAIALWAWVIAYALWSWLPRAQYTITFIGLAIFIYLLDEYIGLGDSDGGGDTDASGNRRTLHGLFLAAIGAVTAIATVYLYANYNTLVTTRVGYALDHELLLAAVFAAAVIYLTYRAFGLAFVGVILFAIGYGYFGPYFPGVLTHSGFSETRILNIMVLEIDGFYGELSEIVAAWVAPFLLYAGLLKAYGAFDLIIRVAFRSATVLRSGVAQSAVIASLVIGSINGSQTANAAMTGSFTIPLMKNSGMKSETAGGIESVASTGGQIMPPVMGAAAFVMASLLGITYIEVVIAGLIPAAIFFFSVAAGVHYTWISQSGNAELNVSDHIDEVKSKQQLAVEGVMYAVPLIILIYLLGVLQWTVMTSALYTVISMIVLGVTVPVIRATQLQDESPVAMLRTKLFETVDGFREGAIILAPIVIIIAAVNGIVDVLVSTGIPGILSLILIDLSGGSMFLAVLIAMVVCILLGLGMPTVAAYSLVALLIAPALVSDFAVPDLAAHYFVLYAAILSGITPPIAIAVVVAAGVAKANFWRTSLEALKLAAPLYVLPFAFIYNPEIVVGGISEMTLVSGGLALLGAISIIHGLNYYRPIFGMSGMVNIGIRGVYVLLGVVIMVVPSLWVRLGALGVAAFLYTVQWRGSFEAGSPAVAQGD, from the coding sequence ATGAAATTAAAACCATCTCAGTTAGCGCTGACACTCACTGCGATTGCCTTGTGGGCCTGGGTAATTGCGTATGCTCTCTGGTCCTGGCTTCCCCGTGCGCAGTACACTATCACCTTTATTGGACTCGCTATATTCATCTATCTGTTAGACGAATACATTGGGCTCGGTGACAGTGACGGTGGTGGTGATACCGATGCCAGCGGCAACCGTCGGACACTCCATGGTCTCTTCTTGGCAGCGATTGGGGCTGTTACAGCCATTGCCACCGTGTACCTTTACGCGAATTACAATACTCTCGTCACCACAAGGGTCGGCTATGCGCTTGACCACGAACTGCTGCTGGCAGCAGTCTTTGCTGCTGCAGTCATCTACCTGACCTATAGAGCGTTCGGTCTCGCATTTGTTGGAGTGATTCTGTTTGCGATTGGGTACGGGTACTTCGGGCCATACTTCCCAGGAGTACTTACCCACTCCGGGTTTTCAGAGACCCGGATTCTCAATATCATGGTGCTCGAGATTGACGGATTCTACGGTGAACTCTCCGAGATCGTCGCTGCGTGGGTCGCGCCGTTCCTGCTGTACGCAGGACTGTTAAAGGCCTACGGGGCGTTTGACCTGATCATCCGTGTTGCGTTCAGAAGTGCGACCGTCCTCCGATCTGGCGTCGCTCAGTCCGCTGTCATCGCGAGCCTCGTGATTGGTTCGATCAACGGGTCACAGACGGCTAATGCGGCGATGACTGGATCGTTCACAATTCCACTGATGAAAAACAGTGGAATGAAATCCGAAACAGCCGGCGGCATTGAATCCGTTGCGTCAACAGGTGGCCAGATCATGCCCCCTGTCATGGGTGCAGCAGCGTTCGTGATGGCGTCGTTGCTCGGTATTACGTACATCGAGGTCGTTATTGCAGGCCTCATTCCGGCAGCGATTTTCTTCTTCTCAGTCGCCGCTGGTGTCCACTACACCTGGATCTCTCAGAGTGGAAATGCAGAACTCAACGTCTCTGACCACATTGATGAGGTAAAATCGAAGCAACAACTCGCAGTTGAAGGTGTCATGTATGCTGTTCCACTGATTATCCTGATCTATCTCCTTGGCGTCCTGCAGTGGACCGTGATGACATCGGCACTCTACACTGTTATCTCGATGATCGTACTTGGTGTTACCGTTCCTGTCATCCGAGCGACCCAACTTCAGGACGAATCGCCAGTCGCGATGCTCCGGACGAAACTCTTCGAGACGGTTGACGGGTTCCGCGAGGGGGCAATCATCCTTGCACCAATCGTGATCATCATTGCCGCAGTCAACGGTATTGTTGACGTACTTGTCTCGACCGGTATTCCGGGGATTCTTTCGCTTATCCTCATCGACCTTTCGGGCGGCAGCATGTTCCTGGCAGTGCTCATCGCGATGGTCGTCTGTATCCTCCTCGGTCTGGGAATGCCGACAGTTGCTGCGTACTCGCTGGTTGCATTGCTCATCGCACCGGCGCTGGTCAGTGACTTCGCCGTACCGGATCTCGCAGCCCACTACTTCGTGCTGTATGCAGCGATCCTTTCGGGTATTACCCCACCGATCGCAATTGCAGTCGTGGTGGCTGCTGGCGTCGCTAAAGCTAACTTCTGGCGTACGTCACTCGAGGCGCTGAAACTGGCAGCACCGCTGTACGTTCTCCCGTTTGCCTTCATCTACAATCCTGAAATTGTCGTTGGCGGAATATCCGAGATGACGCTCGTCTCTGGTGGACTGGCACTGCTCGGCGCAATCAGTATCATCCACGGCTTGAACTACTACAGACCGATCTTCGGTATGAGTGGTATGGTGAATATCGGTATCCGAGGTGTGTATGTCCTCCTCGGAGTCGTCATAATGGTCGTCCCATCGCTCTGGGTTCGACTTGGTGCACTCGGCGTGGCTGCCTTCCTCTACACGGTCCAGTGGCGCGGTTCATTTGAGGCAGGCAGTCCAGCCGTCGCCCAGGGCGACTAA
- a CDS encoding TAXI family TRAP transporter solute-binding subunit yields the protein MASRQIDRRSFLQVAGGAGIAGLAGCLSGDVEAVSIGIPGDSSTTGQSTQALQSVVQSESESIRFDAEDSGGDPASIRLYNNGEIDGYSASNFISTNALNDVEPFHEDPVDGIAYQGFQIGVLELHWLALDGSGIETTDDLLDDDITVWMLPPGWGLRQLSNTVHESIGIRDELETNEIDADTGDIAGRVDEGDVDALISYGANGVNLPGWATEVDAREDLYAVEATEEFREGAADAEGVDTGTVEAYGYDQDLDADEVFTWRETFQFFFSEDMSADVAYEVAEISHEHWEDARDAQEAYPDHSELDTMTSAYMEDQPIHPGVADFLEDQGAWDDSWTRGE from the coding sequence ATGGCATCAAGGCAAATTGATAGACGTAGCTTTCTGCAAGTAGCTGGTGGCGCTGGTATTGCTGGATTAGCGGGATGTCTCAGTGGTGATGTCGAGGCAGTCTCGATCGGTATCCCCGGTGACTCCTCTACCACCGGACAGTCTACGCAGGCTCTCCAATCGGTCGTTCAAAGCGAGTCGGAATCGATTCGTTTCGATGCTGAGGACTCGGGCGGAGACCCAGCAAGCATCAGACTCTACAATAACGGTGAAATTGACGGCTACTCGGCGAGCAACTTTATTTCGACGAACGCGCTCAACGACGTGGAACCGTTCCACGAGGATCCCGTCGATGGAATTGCGTATCAGGGCTTCCAAATTGGTGTGCTTGAACTTCACTGGCTTGCACTCGATGGATCGGGTATCGAGACGACTGACGACCTCCTCGACGACGATATAACCGTCTGGATGCTTCCGCCTGGCTGGGGTCTCCGTCAACTCAGTAATACGGTTCATGAATCGATCGGGATCCGAGATGAACTCGAGACGAACGAGATTGATGCCGACACGGGTGACATCGCTGGTCGAGTGGACGAAGGCGATGTTGACGCGTTGATCTCCTATGGTGCAAACGGTGTTAACCTCCCTGGCTGGGCGACGGAAGTCGACGCTCGAGAGGATCTCTATGCCGTTGAAGCGACTGAGGAATTCCGTGAGGGCGCTGCAGACGCTGAAGGTGTCGATACCGGGACGGTTGAGGCCTACGGCTACGATCAAGATCTCGACGCCGACGAAGTATTCACGTGGCGCGAAACGTTCCAGTTCTTCTTCTCAGAAGACATGTCTGCTGATGTCGCTTACGAGGTCGCTGAAATCAGCCATGAGCATTGGGAAGATGCACGCGACGCCCAGGAAGCCTATCCTGACCACTCTGAGCTAGATACCATGACCAGCGCCTACATGGAGGATCAACCGATCCACCCGGGTGTTGCCGACTTCCTCGAGGATCAGGGAGCATGGGATGATTCCTGGACGCGCGGCGAGTAA
- a CDS encoding acyl-CoA dehydrogenase family protein, with the protein MAFSLSDEHEAIRDAVREFGENEITPVAEEHDREGKYPEDLRRKAAEYDFVAPSIPIEYGGAGMDKLSKTIVTEELWRADPGIGSAVGSAGFGTNMIVEFGDEWMKEEWLPKVASGDVASCSMISEPAHGSNVAGIETVAEKDGDEYILNGNKMWITNGTVADVGVVMAKTTPGERHRGITAFLLPMDTDGVLTEKIDNKLGIRASDLAEVVIDDARVPEENVIGEVDNGFYQLMEFFASGRTNVAAQAIGAAQGALDAAIDYAGEREQFGQKIGEFQAIEHKLAEMATRVEAARSLTYRAATEVEQNNQDVAAQFSSMAKLFASEIAVEVADEGVQVHGGSGYVTDYPAERYYRDARITKIYEGTSEIQKNIIADRLL; encoded by the coding sequence ATGGCATTCAGTCTGTCGGATGAGCACGAAGCTATCCGTGATGCTGTCCGTGAGTTCGGTGAAAACGAGATTACGCCGGTTGCGGAGGAACATGACCGGGAGGGCAAATACCCTGAAGACCTCCGACGAAAAGCCGCCGAGTACGACTTCGTCGCGCCAAGTATTCCGATCGAGTACGGTGGTGCCGGCATGGACAAGCTTTCGAAGACGATCGTCACCGAAGAACTGTGGCGAGCTGATCCCGGAATCGGATCGGCGGTCGGCAGCGCAGGCTTCGGAACGAACATGATCGTCGAGTTCGGCGACGAGTGGATGAAAGAGGAGTGGCTCCCGAAAGTCGCAAGCGGCGACGTTGCGTCCTGTTCGATGATTTCCGAACCCGCTCACGGCTCGAACGTCGCGGGAATTGAGACAGTCGCCGAAAAAGACGGTGACGAATACATCCTGAACGGGAACAAGATGTGGATCACGAACGGAACGGTCGCCGATGTCGGCGTTGTCATGGCGAAAACGACCCCAGGAGAGCGCCACCGCGGCATCACCGCCTTCCTCCTGCCAATGGATACTGACGGTGTTCTGACCGAGAAAATCGACAACAAGCTCGGTATCCGCGCTTCGGACCTCGCCGAAGTGGTTATCGATGACGCGCGCGTCCCCGAGGAAAACGTCATCGGTGAGGTAGACAACGGCTTCTACCAGCTGATGGAGTTCTTCGCTTCCGGCCGAACCAATGTCGCCGCACAGGCCATCGGTGCTGCACAGGGTGCACTCGATGCCGCAATCGACTACGCTGGCGAGCGCGAGCAATTCGGACAAAAAATCGGGGAGTTCCAGGCGATTGAACACAAGCTTGCCGAGATGGCAACTCGAGTGGAGGCTGCGCGATCGCTGACCTACCGCGCTGCAACTGAAGTCGAGCAGAACAATCAGGACGTCGCCGCGCAGTTCTCGAGTATGGCGAAGCTGTTCGCCAGCGAGATTGCGGTGGAGGTCGCGGACGAAGGCGTTCAGGTTCACGGTGGGTCGGGTTACGTCACGGACTACCCTGCAGAGCGCTACTATCGTGATGCCCGCATCACGAAAATCTACGAAGGGACAAGCGAAATTCAGAAGAATATCATCGCTGATCGATTGCTGTGA
- a CDS encoding 3-hydroxyacyl-CoA dehydrogenase family protein: MRIAVLGAGSMGHGIAQVSAMAGHEVVLRDIEPDRVEAGIEGIRENLQGGVDRGKVSEDTMADTLGRIESETDLESAVHDADLVIEAVPEDIDLKKQVFSDVEDATATGTIIASNTSSLSVTEIGSALDQPEYAVGLHFFNPPHLMDLVEIVIAEQTSEQTEKAAIDYVQSLEKEDVVVRDTAGFASSRLGVVTGLEAIRMVEEGVANPADIDEAMRIGYGYPMGPLELTDLVGLDVRLHIAEYLRSELGERFRPPQTLRRKVRAGNLGKKTGEGFYVWEDGDRVGMSGDWSNDT, from the coding sequence ATGCGAATTGCAGTGCTTGGAGCAGGGAGTATGGGACACGGAATTGCACAAGTATCGGCGATGGCTGGTCACGAAGTCGTGCTTCGTGATATCGAACCAGACCGTGTTGAAGCAGGTATCGAGGGAATTCGGGAGAACTTACAGGGCGGTGTCGACCGTGGCAAAGTGTCGGAGGACACGATGGCAGACACGCTTGGTCGGATCGAAAGCGAGACCGATCTCGAATCGGCAGTGCACGACGCCGACCTGGTCATCGAAGCCGTGCCGGAGGATATAGATCTTAAGAAGCAGGTCTTCAGCGACGTGGAAGATGCAACTGCTACGGGGACGATCATCGCCTCGAACACGTCTTCACTGTCAGTGACGGAGATTGGAAGCGCACTTGACCAGCCGGAATACGCTGTTGGCCTCCATTTCTTCAACCCGCCACACTTGATGGATCTGGTTGAAATTGTGATCGCAGAGCAGACGAGTGAACAGACTGAGAAGGCTGCTATCGACTACGTCCAAAGCCTCGAAAAGGAAGATGTCGTCGTCCGAGATACTGCCGGGTTCGCCTCATCGAGACTTGGTGTTGTCACTGGACTCGAGGCGATTCGGATGGTCGAGGAAGGCGTTGCCAACCCAGCAGATATTGACGAAGCGATGCGGATTGGATACGGCTATCCGATGGGACCGCTCGAATTGACAGATCTCGTCGGACTTGATGTCCGTCTCCACATCGCCGAATATCTCCGTTCAGAACTGGGTGAACGGTTTCGGCCACCACAGACCCTTCGCCGGAAGGTCAGGGCGGGTAACCTCGGAAAGAAAACGGGTGAGGGCTTCTACGTCTGGGAGGACGGTGACCGTGTTGGTATGAGCGGTGACTGGTCAAACGATACGTAA